In Aestuariibaculum lutulentum, one DNA window encodes the following:
- a CDS encoding efflux RND transporter periplasmic adaptor subunit has protein sequence MNKTVKIIIGIVVLILLLVVLKYFKDANSKTIEEYEVEEPFYTSINTKAVATGKLNPEEEIELKPQISGIIDEILVEEGDRVEKGDLIAKIRVVPNEQSLVSASSQIKTAQLSFNNAETLYNRNKSLFEKGVISQQDFENSELSFNQAKETLKQAQNNYQIIKRGSISGGASANTNIIAQISGTILEIPVREGDQVIESNNFNEGTTIATVADMSQMIFEGKVDEAEVGKLSEGREIKVVLGAIKDKDFPAKLTFIAPKGVEENGAVQFTIKANVTIDEGTNVRAGYSANAEIDIESKDSVFAIREALLQYNRITEKPFVEVLEAEGKYKKVDVVLGISDGINVEITEGLKKEDKIKIWNKTSDEEKVEVRPGPPAH, from the coding sequence ATGAATAAAACAGTAAAAATTATTATAGGAATTGTTGTTTTAATCCTATTACTGGTAGTGTTGAAGTATTTTAAGGATGCCAATTCAAAAACTATTGAAGAATACGAAGTTGAAGAGCCATTTTACACCTCGATTAATACCAAAGCTGTGGCAACAGGGAAATTGAATCCTGAAGAAGAAATTGAATTAAAACCTCAAATTTCCGGAATCATCGATGAGATTCTTGTTGAAGAAGGCGATAGGGTTGAAAAGGGCGATTTAATTGCTAAAATTCGAGTAGTACCTAATGAGCAAAGTTTGGTGAGTGCAAGTAGTCAAATAAAAACTGCGCAGTTGTCTTTTAATAATGCTGAAACGTTATACAATAGAAATAAATCGCTTTTTGAAAAAGGGGTGATTTCTCAACAGGACTTTGAAAACAGTGAATTATCATTTAACCAGGCGAAAGAAACTTTAAAGCAGGCACAAAATAATTATCAAATTATTAAAAGGGGGTCTATTTCAGGAGGTGCTTCAGCCAATACCAATATTATAGCACAAATTTCAGGAACTATTTTAGAGATTCCGGTGAGAGAAGGCGATCAGGTTATTGAGAGTAACAACTTTAATGAAGGAACAACCATTGCGACTGTCGCCGATATGAGTCAAATGATTTTTGAAGGTAAGGTTGATGAGGCCGAAGTGGGTAAGCTTTCTGAAGGTAGAGAGATAAAAGTCGTATTGGGAGCCATAAAAGATAAAGATTTTCCAGCTAAGTTAACCTTTATTGCACCTAAAGGTGTTGAAGAAAACGGCGCTGTTCAGTTCACTATAAAGGCTAACGTAACTATAGATGAAGGTACTAATGTAAGAGCGGGCTATAGTGCTAATGCGGAAATTGATATTGAAAGTAAAGACAGTGTCTTTGCTATTCGAGAAGCGTTGTTGCAATACAATCGAATTACTGAAAAACCTTTTGTAGAGGTTTTAGAAGCAGAAGGAAAGTATAAAAAAGTAGATGTGGTTTTAGGAATTTCAGATGGTATTAATGTTGAAATTACAGAAGGACTCAAAAAAGAGGATAAGATAAAAATCTGGAATAAAACATCTGATGAAGAAAAGGTAGAAGTAAGACCAGGACCACCTGCACACTAA
- a CDS encoding SCO family protein, with the protein MKKNNYSYIGIAFIILLFGILFIPKIIERIQNGDVVRDESRSDFANEKRDITSDLAFIEVDGVAKKVPSFSFTDQNGKTITNEDYLGKVYVVEFFFTTCPTICPRMSKNLVQVQNTFKDFENFGVASFTINPAYDSVEVLKEYATQYGVTNPNWHLMTGDRDDIYKLSNEGFNLYSAEDENAAGGFEHSGNFALIDKNGFIRSRKDDYGNPIIYYRGIASEEEQVDEDGVPQEITALKEDIKKLLDE; encoded by the coding sequence ATGAAGAAGAATAATTATTCATACATAGGCATTGCATTTATCATTCTGTTGTTTGGTATTTTGTTCATTCCTAAAATTATTGAGCGCATTCAAAATGGCGACGTCGTTCGAGATGAAAGCCGCAGCGATTTTGCAAATGAAAAAAGAGACATTACATCCGATTTGGCTTTTATTGAAGTTGATGGAGTGGCTAAAAAAGTGCCGAGTTTTTCATTTACCGACCAAAATGGGAAAACCATTACCAATGAAGATTACTTAGGTAAAGTATATGTGGTAGAATTCTTTTTTACAACGTGTCCAACCATTTGTCCAAGAATGAGTAAAAATTTGGTTCAGGTTCAGAATACGTTTAAAGATTTTGAAAATTTTGGGGTAGCATCGTTCACTATAAATCCAGCTTACGATTCAGTTGAAGTGCTAAAGGAATATGCAACTCAGTATGGTGTTACCAACCCAAACTGGCATTTAATGACAGGCGATCGTGATGATATTTATAAATTATCAAACGAAGGATTTAATTTGTATTCAGCCGAAGATGAAAACGCTGCTGGAGGTTTCGAACATTCTGGTAACTTTGCATTAATCGACAAAAACGGATTCATTCGTTCACGAAAAGACGATTACGGAAATCCAATTATATATTACAGAGGAATCGCTTCGGAAGAAGAGCAAGTAGATGAAGATGGCGTTCCTCAGGAAATTACAGCATTAAAAGAAGATATTAAAAAATTACTTGATGAATAA
- the tsaB gene encoding tRNA (adenosine(37)-N6)-threonylcarbamoyltransferase complex dimerization subunit type 1 TsaB: MALILNIETATTNCSVALSRDGETIFLKEDNSKNYSHAESLHVFIDSVLKEANVDANNLDAIAISKGPGSYTGLRIGVSAAKGLCFALDKPLVSVPTLQALACQVKITEGIIVSMLDARRMEVYSAIYDSNYNEVRATEAQILDENAFAEYLNQGKVYFIGNGVEKTKTLIQHPNAIFVDDKLPSANEMGAISDAKYKKSDTEDVAYFEPYYLKDFVVMKPKPKS, from the coding sequence TTGGCATTAATACTTAACATAGAAACGGCTACAACAAACTGTTCTGTAGCTTTATCGAGAGATGGAGAGACAATCTTTTTAAAAGAAGATAACAGTAAGAACTATTCGCATGCCGAAAGTTTACATGTATTTATAGATTCAGTTTTAAAAGAAGCCAATGTTGATGCAAATAATTTAGATGCTATTGCCATTAGTAAAGGGCCTGGTTCTTATACAGGATTACGTATTGGGGTGTCGGCAGCAAAAGGCTTATGTTTTGCATTAGATAAACCTTTGGTGTCAGTGCCTACATTACAAGCATTGGCTTGCCAGGTGAAAATAACGGAAGGCATTATCGTATCGATGTTAGATGCCAGACGTATGGAAGTATATTCGGCAATTTACGATTCAAATTATAACGAGGTAAGAGCAACCGAAGCTCAGATTTTAGATGAAAACGCTTTCGCGGAATATTTAAATCAGGGTAAAGTATACTTTATAGGTAATGGCGTTGAAAAAACTAAAACCTTAATCCAGCATCCAAATGCTATTTTTGTTGACGATAAATTACCATCAGCAAACGAGATGGGGGCAATTAGTGATGCTAAGTATAAAAAAAGCGACACCGAAGATGTCGCTTATTTTGAGCCTTATTATTTAAAGGACTTTGTGGTTATGAAACCAAAACCGAAGTCTTAA
- a CDS encoding ABC transporter ATP-binding protein, giving the protein MLQIHELHKSYPIGDSSLHVLKGIDLSVKEGEMVAIMGSSGSGKSTLLNIIGMLDEADSGDYILDGLAIKDLTEKKSAVYRNKFLGFIFQSFNLINYKTALENVALPLYYQGMKRKERLELAMFHLEKVGLAEWSHHLPKELSGGQKQRVAIARALAANPKLLLADEPTGALDTKTSYEIMAFIQQLNDEGKTILMVTHEEDIANMCKRIIRLRDGVIMEDTKVDQVRAEQYV; this is encoded by the coding sequence ATGTTACAAATTCATGAATTGCACAAATCCTATCCAATAGGGGATTCCAGTTTACACGTATTAAAGGGTATTGATTTATCTGTTAAAGAAGGTGAGATGGTTGCCATCATGGGCTCTTCGGGTTCTGGTAAGTCCACATTACTGAACATTATTGGAATGCTCGATGAAGCCGATTCTGGGGACTATATTTTGGATGGTTTGGCCATAAAAGATCTTACCGAAAAGAAATCTGCCGTTTATCGCAATAAGTTTCTTGGTTTTATTTTTCAGTCGTTTAACCTTATCAATTATAAGACTGCACTTGAAAATGTTGCCTTACCTTTATACTATCAAGGAATGAAACGTAAGGAACGTTTAGAATTAGCTATGTTTCATTTAGAAAAAGTTGGCTTGGCAGAATGGTCTCATCATTTACCAAAGGAACTTTCCGGAGGACAGAAGCAGCGTGTTGCGATTGCTCGAGCCTTGGCAGCCAACCCAAAATTACTTCTTGCCGATGAGCCCACCGGTGCACTGGATACCAAAACATCCTATGAAATTATGGCTTTTATTCAGCAGTTAAATGATGAAGGTAAGACCATATTAATGGTAACTCATGAAGAAGATATCGCCAATATGTGTAAACGTATTATTCGTTTACGTGATGGTGTTATTATGGAAGATACTAAAGTTGATCAAGTAAGAGCCGAACAGTATGTTTGA
- the cyoE gene encoding heme o synthase codes for MGNSKTSLTAPSVISDFKEITKMRLALSVVFSSLAGYLLGVDTVNYKTLLLLALGGYFMVGASNAFNQIIEKDLDALMNRTKNRPIPSGRMSVTTAFIIACVFTLAGIIILYAINKQTAMFGAISIFLYTCVYTPLKTKTPLAVFVGAIPGAIPFMLGWVAATSDFGIEPGTLFALQFFWQFPHFWAIGWFLYEDYKKGGFFMLPTGKQDKGTAVQVIMYTIWTILVSIIPVFGFTGKLQLSIVSAVIVFLLGLWMLYYAFRLFNVMTEKAARQLMLVSVSYISLIQIVYVIDKFIR; via the coding sequence TTGGGTAACTCAAAAACTTCATTAACAGCCCCTTCGGTTATTTCAGATTTTAAAGAAATTACTAAAATGCGTTTGGCATTAAGTGTCGTGTTTTCGTCACTTGCCGGTTATTTGCTTGGGGTAGATACAGTAAACTATAAGACACTTTTATTACTGGCTTTAGGTGGGTATTTTATGGTTGGTGCATCGAATGCATTTAACCAAATTATAGAAAAGGATTTAGATGCCTTAATGAACCGTACCAAAAACAGACCAATTCCTTCGGGGCGTATGTCGGTAACCACAGCATTTATTATAGCGTGTGTATTTACATTGGCGGGTATTATTATTTTGTACGCTATTAATAAGCAAACGGCAATGTTTGGTGCGATATCGATCTTTTTATACACTTGTGTGTATACACCATTAAAAACTAAGACACCATTAGCAGTATTTGTTGGGGCCATTCCAGGAGCTATACCGTTTATGTTAGGATGGGTAGCTGCAACCAGCGATTTTGGTATTGAACCAGGTACCTTATTTGCCCTTCAGTTTTTCTGGCAATTCCCACATTTCTGGGCGATAGGCTGGTTTTTGTATGAAGATTACAAAAAGGGAGGATTCTTTATGTTGCCAACAGGAAAACAGGATAAAGGTACCGCTGTGCAGGTTATTATGTATACCATCTGGACTATTTTGGTATCTATTATTCCAGTATTTGGTTTTACAGGAAAATTACAATTAAGTATCGTGTCGGCTGTGATTGTGTTCTTATTAGGATTATGGATGCTGTATTACGCCTTTAGATTATTTAATGTAATGACTGAAAAGGCCGCGCGCCAATTAATGCTTGTTAGCGTATCGTATATATCGTTAATACAAATTGTATACGTCATAGATAAATTTATTAGATAA
- a CDS encoding ABC transporter permease — translation MFRFLFDKDTWQEVFDSLSKNKLRTILTMVGVWWGILLLVSLLGAARGLENTFNRLFGDFSTNSVIVFGGQTSIPFNGFQKGKRVRLRLSDIEKLDENIKGIEFTVPRNMNQALVVRDFLSADLNVLGDYPVLDKIKKRNLISGRFINQNDIDNHKKVTVISEDTYKQLFKKDEKAIGEYIQIGEINYLVVGVYKKGVIDNFGPSEDVYIPFSTFQQVYNQADKVSFLMITGKPEYDIEQIEMDTKLLLKNLNQVHPEDNQAFGAINIGKEFAKRYKFLTGMQFLTWFVGIATLIAGVFAIGNILLITVKERTKEIGVRRALGATPFEIQRQIVVEAVFLTMVAGMFGVISGGWILITLNHFYGQGSEAVLVNASVSILVLFIALVVSVVFGTLIGLIPAIKATSVKPIEALREE, via the coding sequence ATGTTTAGATTTTTATTCGATAAAGATACTTGGCAGGAAGTTTTCGACAGTTTAAGTAAAAACAAGTTGAGAACCATCCTTACTATGGTTGGTGTCTGGTGGGGAATATTGTTACTGGTTAGTTTGCTAGGCGCTGCTCGTGGCTTGGAGAATACGTTTAATCGTTTGTTTGGAGATTTTTCAACGAATAGTGTTATTGTTTTTGGAGGTCAAACTAGTATTCCTTTTAACGGATTTCAAAAAGGAAAAAGGGTTCGGTTAAGGTTGTCGGATATTGAAAAATTAGATGAAAATATAAAAGGTATTGAGTTTACGGTACCCAGAAATATGAATCAAGCACTTGTGGTTAGAGATTTTCTCTCAGCAGATTTAAATGTTCTTGGAGATTATCCTGTTTTAGACAAAATCAAAAAAAGAAATCTAATCAGTGGGCGATTTATAAATCAGAATGATATTGATAACCATAAAAAAGTAACGGTTATTTCTGAGGATACTTATAAGCAGCTGTTCAAAAAAGACGAAAAGGCCATAGGCGAATATATCCAAATTGGAGAAATTAATTATCTGGTTGTTGGTGTATACAAAAAGGGAGTTATTGATAATTTCGGCCCAAGTGAAGATGTATATATTCCCTTTTCTACATTTCAGCAAGTCTATAATCAGGCAGATAAAGTTTCTTTTTTAATGATTACAGGTAAGCCGGAATACGATATAGAACAAATAGAAATGGATACCAAGTTGCTGTTAAAAAATCTGAATCAAGTACATCCAGAGGATAATCAGGCTTTTGGGGCTATTAATATTGGAAAGGAGTTTGCAAAAAGGTATAAGTTTTTAACCGGAATGCAGTTTTTAACCTGGTTTGTAGGTATTGCGACATTAATAGCAGGTGTCTTTGCCATTGGAAATATCTTGTTAATTACCGTAAAAGAACGTACTAAAGAAATAGGCGTTCGCCGTGCATTGGGGGCCACACCTTTTGAAATTCAAAGACAAATAGTTGTCGAAGCGGTATTTTTAACAATGGTTGCGGGAATGTTTGGAGTGATTTCTGGTGGGTGGATTTTAATTACATTAAATCATTTTTACGGACAAGGTAGTGAAGCAGTTTTGGTTAATGCATCAGTATCTATTCTTGTACTATTTATAGCATTAGTTGTTTCAGTTGTTTTTGGAACGTTGATAGGACTCATTCCTGCCATTAAGGCAACTAGTGTAAAACCAATAGAAGCATTAAGAGAAGAATAA
- a CDS encoding cytochrome C oxidase subunit IV family protein, translated as MAQDHKLEILRGLVKFKSNTQKIWGVLVFLSLVTAVEVILGIYKPESLMIKVLGMKLLNWIFIILTIVKAYYITWDFMHMRDETKGLRRAVVWTTIFLILYLTFILLQEGGYVFNVYDKGYIKSDF; from the coding sequence ATGGCACAAGATCATAAATTAGAAATATTAAGAGGTTTAGTTAAATTTAAATCGAATACACAAAAAATCTGGGGTGTATTAGTATTCTTATCTCTTGTAACTGCAGTTGAAGTTATTTTAGGTATTTACAAACCAGAATCGTTAATGATAAAAGTGTTAGGTATGAAATTACTTAACTGGATATTTATCATTTTAACTATCGTAAAAGCATATTACATCACATGGGATTTCATGCACATGCGTGACGAAACTAAAGGCTTAAGACGTGCCGTTGTTTGGACAACTATTTTCTTAATTCTTTATCTAACCTTCATCCTATTACAAGAAGGTGGGTATGTATTTAACGTTTACGATAAAGGATATATAAAATCAGATTTTTAA
- a CDS encoding cytochrome c oxidase subunit 3, which yields MDLTQGTTEEKTGRAKKMMLWFGIISLVMSFAGWTSAFIVSSSRPDWLKDFQLPNAFIISTVVIVLSSISILLAKQALKKDNRNGAMLWLVVTLVLGVVFIYNQFVGFQQIIDLGYNFTGPTSNVTMSYVYVIAVMHILHVVAGLVCLLVVIYNHFKQKYPSSNMLGFELAATFWHFVDILWVYLFLFLYFVR from the coding sequence ATGGATTTAACACAAGGTACAACAGAAGAGAAAACCGGAAGAGCAAAAAAAATGATGCTTTGGTTTGGTATCATTTCATTAGTGATGTCGTTTGCAGGATGGACAAGTGCTTTTATTGTGAGTAGTTCTAGACCAGACTGGTTAAAAGACTTCCAATTACCAAATGCTTTTATTATCAGTACAGTTGTTATTGTATTAAGTAGCATCAGTATTTTATTAGCAAAGCAAGCCTTGAAGAAAGATAATAGAAACGGAGCCATGCTTTGGCTTGTTGTTACTTTAGTATTGGGTGTTGTTTTTATTTACAATCAGTTTGTTGGGTTTCAGCAAATCATAGATTTAGGCTACAACTTTACAGGGCCAACCAGTAATGTAACAATGTCTTATGTGTATGTTATTGCGGTAATGCATATATTACACGTTGTAGCGGGGTTAGTTTGTTTGTTAGTTGTAATTTATAATCATTTTAAACAGAAGTATCCATCAAGCAATATGCTTGGCTTTGAGCTAGCTGCAACATTTTGGCATTTTGTTGATATACTGTGGGTGTATCTATTTCTGTTTTTATATTTCGTAAGATAA
- a CDS encoding cytochrome c oxidase subunit 3, which produces MSTTVVTTETEGKTWGGGNEPLKASYGKMMMWFFIVSDALTFSGFLAAYGFSRFKFIDAWPIADEVFTHVPFLHGQELPMIYVAFMTFVLIMSSVTMVLAVDAGHHLNKAKVTLYMFLTIIGGLIFVGSQAWEWATFIKGDFGAVETKGGNILQFVDTEGHRVALKDFVVAGEHERVQQERKNGLWFVGEGSLPTYTVEDVIHSFEANDNLLIRTQELTEHGHKTVLTRAESLYQLKANGKLVVEGANLQHNEYGSPLFADFFFFITGFHGFHVFSGVVLNIIIFFNVVLGTYEKRKSYEMVEKVGLYWHFVDLVWVFVFTFFYLV; this is translated from the coding sequence ATGAGTACTACAGTTGTAACTACTGAGACAGAAGGTAAAACTTGGGGTGGTGGTAATGAGCCACTTAAGGCAAGTTACGGTAAGATGATGATGTGGTTTTTCATCGTTTCGGATGCTTTAACATTTTCAGGTTTTTTAGCGGCCTATGGGTTTTCAAGATTTAAATTTATCGATGCGTGGCCAATAGCCGATGAAGTATTTACTCACGTACCGTTTTTACACGGGCAAGAGTTGCCAATGATTTATGTGGCATTCATGACGTTCGTTCTTATTATGTCGTCTGTAACTATGGTATTAGCTGTAGATGCAGGACACCATTTAAATAAAGCGAAAGTTACTTTATACATGTTCTTAACCATTATTGGTGGTTTAATCTTCGTAGGATCTCAAGCATGGGAGTGGGCTACATTTATTAAAGGAGATTTCGGAGCAGTAGAAACTAAAGGTGGTAATATTTTACAGTTCGTAGATACTGAAGGTCACCGTGTGGCATTAAAAGATTTTGTTGTTGCTGGTGAGCATGAGCGTGTTCAACAAGAACGTAAAAATGGATTATGGTTCGTAGGTGAAGGTTCTTTGCCAACTTACACTGTAGAAGATGTAATTCACAGTTTTGAGGCTAACGATAACCTTTTAATCAGAACACAGGAATTAACCGAGCACGGCCATAAAACAGTTTTAACAAGAGCTGAATCTCTATACCAGTTAAAAGCTAATGGTAAATTAGTTGTTGAGGGTGCTAACTTACAACACAACGAATATGGTTCGCCATTATTTGCAGACTTCTTTTTCTTTATTACTGGTTTCCACGGATTCCACGTATTCTCTGGAGTTGTTTTAAACATCATTATTTTCTTTAATGTTGTTTTAGGAACTTACGAAAAACGTAAGAGCTACGAAATGGTTGAGAAAGTTGGATTATACTGGCACTTTGTCGATTTAGTTTGGGTATTTGTATTTACATTCTTCTACCTAGTTTAA
- a CDS encoding DUF420 domain-containing protein — protein MNKSEQIIDDKKYNKLIVVLSVVIPVVVAILFGVKIDATLPVFLPPIYAVINAITALVLVMAFIAVQNGKIKLHEQLMKFAILLSLLFLVMYVAYHMTSDSTKFGGEGILKYMYYFILITHILMSIIVIPFVLITYVRGITNNIERHKKIAKITFPLWLYVAITGVVVYIMISPYYA, from the coding sequence ATGAATAAATCAGAGCAAATTATAGACGACAAGAAGTATAATAAGTTAATCGTTGTTTTATCGGTTGTTATTCCGGTTGTCGTAGCGATTTTATTTGGTGTTAAAATAGATGCGACTTTACCTGTTTTTTTACCGCCAATCTATGCCGTAATAAATGCGATTACAGCTTTAGTTTTGGTAATGGCTTTTATTGCTGTACAAAATGGAAAGATTAAGTTGCACGAGCAACTTATGAAATTTGCTATCTTGTTGTCGTTACTGTTTTTAGTTATGTATGTGGCATACCACATGACAAGTGATTCTACAAAGTTTGGAGGGGAAGGTATATTAAAGTATATGTATTATTTTATTTTAATTACGCATATTTTAATGTCTATTATCGTAATACCTTTTGTGCTTATAACATACGTTCGAGGTATTACCAATAATATTGAAAGACACAAGAAAATTGCGAAAATTACATTTCCATTATGGCTTTATGTCGCTATTACAGGTGTTGTTGTGTACATAATGATTTCTCCGTATTATGCATAA
- a CDS encoding TolC family protein, which yields MFKYKTKISIVVFFIGAAVFAQEKIWSLQECVDYALENNISVQKSNNSILTSEQNVVAAKGNLLPSLGASASQSMGFGNQELFQGQFVNRTSHQTNVGIQVSQNVFNGFRNTNIYKQSLLSQEASELQLQQLKDDISLNVANAYLNILFNKENLEAAKAQIEFSKGQLEQVKSFVDAGVQPKANIFDAEATLASDEQSLTTAENNYNLSLLTLSQLLQIPYKGFQVEMINIDASYFALFYDDVDSILEYAYSNRNEIKLAEKNIEVAELGTEINKAGYWPSVSFGYGFGSNVFYSNLTENEDSFFNQLNNQKSHSFRLGLNIPIFSQFQNKTAVAKSQIQELNSKLDLEQAKLDLEGNIQRAFTDAQAALKAYESAKKSIESQKLAFENAEERYKLGNMTAFDLEQTRIRYLNAQNLLINAKYDFVFKTKVLDFYMGKTITN from the coding sequence ATGTTTAAATATAAAACTAAAATTAGTATAGTCGTATTTTTTATAGGAGCTGCGGTTTTTGCTCAGGAAAAAATATGGAGCTTACAGGAATGTGTCGACTATGCCTTAGAAAATAATATTAGTGTACAAAAGTCCAATAATTCTATATTAACAAGCGAACAAAATGTAGTGGCTGCAAAAGGTAATTTATTACCATCCTTGGGAGCAAGTGCAAGCCAATCCATGGGGTTTGGTAATCAGGAGTTGTTTCAAGGTCAGTTTGTTAATCGTACATCGCACCAAACGAATGTGGGGATACAGGTTTCCCAAAATGTATTTAATGGTTTCCGTAATACCAATATTTATAAACAATCCTTGTTGTCTCAGGAAGCTAGTGAATTACAATTGCAGCAATTAAAAGACGATATTTCACTAAATGTAGCGAATGCTTATTTAAATATTTTGTTCAACAAGGAGAATTTAGAAGCAGCAAAAGCTCAAATTGAATTTTCAAAAGGACAATTAGAGCAGGTTAAAAGTTTTGTAGATGCAGGAGTTCAGCCCAAAGCCAATATTTTTGATGCCGAAGCCACTTTGGCTTCAGACGAGCAGAGTTTAACAACTGCCGAAAACAATTATAATTTGTCCTTGCTAACATTGTCGCAATTGCTTCAAATTCCATACAAAGGATTTCAGGTAGAAATGATAAATATCGATGCGTCTTATTTTGCTTTATTTTATGATGATGTCGATTCTATTTTAGAATATGCTTATAGTAATAGAAATGAAATTAAACTGGCAGAGAAAAATATAGAAGTCGCCGAGTTGGGCACCGAAATAAACAAGGCGGGATATTGGCCAAGTGTAAGTTTTGGATATGGTTTTGGGTCTAATGTTTTTTATTCTAATTTAACCGAAAATGAAGATTCATTTTTTAATCAGCTTAATAATCAAAAATCGCATTCGTTTAGGTTAGGGCTAAACATTCCTATTTTCTCTCAGTTTCAAAACAAAACGGCAGTAGCCAAATCGCAAATACAGGAATTAAACTCTAAATTAGATTTAGAACAAGCTAAATTAGATTTAGAAGGAAATATTCAAAGAGCCTTTACAGATGCGCAAGCAGCATTGAAAGCATATGAATCTGCAAAAAAATCTATCGAATCTCAAAAACTGGCCTTCGAAAATGCGGAAGAACGCTACAAATTAGGGAATATGACGGCTTTCGATTTAGAGCAAACCAGAATAAGATACTTAAATGCACAGAATTTATTAATAAATGCGAAGTATGATTTTGTTTTTAAGACAAAAGTTTTAGACTTTTACATGGGAAAAACAATAACAAATTAA
- a CDS encoding ABC transporter permease yields the protein MFDLDLWREIFQSINKNRTRSVMSGFTVSFAILLFVILFGIANGLKNTFKQAFGDEALNRVFINSGKTVTASKGLQAGRRIRFKNEDFDYIKNEFDSDIEFITGRINRSVNASFRSEKKSYSLSAVHPDFQFLEKTEIKEGRYINQNDIQNTSKVVVIGRLVEEDLFKETKALGKYINLSGIPYKVVGVYTDDGGDDEERLIYTPISTVQRLYGNNDYIDQIYLTYNPELNYDQALAFSNLLMIKLKDRFSVDATDQRAIRVHNLASEAQKVSMFSMALTSIILIIGLGTLIAGIVGISNIMIFIVKERTKEIGIRKALGASPKSIVSIILIESIVVTTIAGYVGLLIGVWVLKIIGPSLVQYSIINPYVSTSLVISATIILIISGAIAGYFPAKKASEIKPIVALRND from the coding sequence ATGTTTGATTTAGATCTTTGGCGAGAAATATTTCAAAGTATTAATAAAAATAGAACCAGAAGTGTTATGTCTGGTTTTACCGTTTCATTTGCTATTTTGTTATTTGTCATTCTTTTTGGAATCGCCAATGGTTTAAAAAATACCTTTAAACAAGCTTTCGGAGACGAGGCTTTAAATCGGGTTTTTATAAATTCTGGGAAAACAGTTACTGCGAGTAAAGGACTTCAGGCTGGCAGACGTATTCGGTTTAAAAATGAAGATTTCGATTATATAAAAAATGAATTTGATAGCGATATAGAATTTATTACCGGTCGGATTAACAGAAGTGTCAATGCATCTTTCAGAAGTGAGAAAAAAAGTTATAGTCTGTCGGCTGTTCATCCGGACTTTCAGTTTTTAGAAAAAACAGAAATTAAAGAGGGACGTTATATCAATCAAAACGATATACAAAATACGAGCAAGGTTGTTGTTATTGGACGCCTTGTAGAAGAAGATCTTTTTAAAGAAACAAAAGCTTTAGGAAAATATATTAATTTAAGTGGTATTCCATATAAAGTTGTAGGTGTTTATACAGACGATGGTGGAGATGACGAAGAACGACTTATCTATACGCCAATATCTACCGTTCAGCGTTTGTATGGTAATAACGATTATATCGATCAAATATATTTAACTTATAATCCCGAGTTAAATTATGATCAGGCTTTGGCATTCAGTAATCTTTTAATGATAAAGTTAAAAGATAGATTTTCAGTAGATGCTACAGATCAGCGTGCTATTAGGGTTCATAATCTAGCTTCAGAAGCTCAAAAGGTGAGTATGTTTAGTATGGCATTAACCAGTATTATTCTAATTATTGGTTTGGGAACTTTAATAGCTGGAATTGTTGGGATTAGTAATATCATGATTTTTATAGTTAAAGAGCGCACGAAAGAGATTGGAATACGAAAGGCTTTAGGAGCGTCACCAAAATCTATTGTTTCGATAATTTTAATAGAGTCTATAGTTGTAACGACTATTGCCGGATACGTTGGGCTACTTATTGGTGTTTGGGTTTTAAAAATTATAGGACCAAGTTTGGTGCAATATTCTATTATTAATCCATATGTAAGTACCAGTCTCGTGATAAGTGCAACAATAATTTTAATAATTTCTGGAGCCATTGCCGGATATTTTCCTGCTAAGAAGGCGTCAGAGATAAAACCAATAGTAGCTTTAAGAAACGATTAG